Proteins encoded in a region of the Acidobacteriota bacterium genome:
- a CDS encoding nitroreductase family protein, with the protein MSGDPTQSFRDLIRRRLSSEAFDPRRPVGDDQIRALVADACEAPSSFNIQHWRFIAVRDAEARRRLCAAAFDQRQIMDAPVTFIVLGDCEGIDRLPEVMQRAVDEAVLPAGKAEAWQRLAKQIYETPQLARDEALRSASLAAMVMMLSAEAHGLASGPLIGFDAPRVKSEFHIADRFEPVMLLVVGYPIGGPASRKPRLTVDEVLVHDDGADL; encoded by the coding sequence GTGAGCGGAGACCCGACACAGTCATTTCGAGACCTGATCCGACGTCGTCTCTCCAGTGAGGCTTTCGATCCGCGGCGACCCGTCGGCGACGATCAGATTCGTGCGCTAGTCGCAGATGCCTGTGAAGCGCCGTCGTCATTCAACATCCAGCACTGGCGATTCATCGCCGTTCGGGATGCGGAGGCCCGTCGACGCCTTTGCGCAGCGGCGTTCGATCAGCGTCAGATCATGGATGCGCCGGTTACCTTCATCGTTCTCGGCGATTGTGAGGGCATCGATCGTCTACCCGAGGTCATGCAGCGGGCCGTTGATGAAGCGGTGTTACCGGCGGGGAAGGCGGAGGCCTGGCAGCGCCTGGCGAAGCAGATCTACGAAACGCCGCAACTGGCACGAGACGAGGCCCTGCGTTCTGCGTCGCTTGCAGCGATGGTGATGATGCTCTCCGCCGAGGCCCACGGCCTGGCGTCCGGCCCGCTGATCGGTTTCGATGCCCCGAGGGTCAAGAGCGAGTTTCACATCGCGGATCGATTCGAACCGGTGATGCTACTGGTCGTCGGATACCCGATCGGCGGACCGGCCTCACGCAAGCCACGACTGACGGTCGACGAGGTGCTCGTCCACGACGACGGTGCCGATCTCTAG
- a CDS encoding ROK family protein, protein MTEQRRIGIDLGGTKIEGITMDADGTLVDRRRIATPRNDYEGVLAAIHDLTKQLGQGAVLPIGICTPGTISSKTGLMMNSNSICLNDRPFHDDLTDRLGQRPAIANDADCFALSEATDGAGRDARTVFGVILGTGVGGGIVIDGKLVSGPNSIAGEWGHNSLPRPSAEELCVPPCYCGRIGCIETFVSGPALAADHPGEGDPETIVAAAAAGDVEANRTLKRYEDRLGRGLSSVINILDPEVIVLGGGLSSIDRLYTNVPRAWDRHVFSDHVATRLVPPRFGASSGVRGAAWLV, encoded by the coding sequence GTGACTGAACAGCGAAGAATCGGCATCGACCTGGGTGGCACCAAGATCGAGGGCATCACGATGGACGCCGATGGGACCCTCGTCGATCGACGTCGGATCGCAACGCCCCGCAACGACTACGAAGGTGTTCTGGCGGCGATCCATGACCTCACGAAACAGCTGGGCCAGGGCGCCGTCCTGCCGATTGGAATCTGCACCCCCGGTACCATCTCGTCGAAGACGGGCCTGATGATGAATTCCAATTCGATCTGCCTCAACGATCGTCCGTTTCACGATGACCTGACGGATCGGCTCGGACAGCGACCCGCCATCGCCAACGACGCCGACTGCTTCGCGCTTTCGGAGGCCACCGACGGGGCCGGTCGTGATGCGCGAACGGTTTTCGGCGTGATCCTGGGGACCGGCGTGGGGGGTGGCATCGTGATCGACGGTAAGCTGGTCTCCGGCCCCAACTCCATCGCCGGCGAGTGGGGTCACAACTCGCTGCCGAGACCCTCCGCGGAGGAACTGTGCGTTCCCCCCTGCTATTGCGGTCGTATCGGTTGTATCGAAACTTTTGTATCGGGGCCGGCACTCGCAGCCGATCATCCAGGTGAGGGCGACCCCGAGACCATCGTCGCCGCGGCAGCGGCCGGCGACGTCGAGGCGAATCGAACCCTCAAGCGGTACGAGGACCGGCTCGGTCGGGGCCTCTCGTCAGTCATCAACATCCTCGACCCGGAGGTCATCGTCCTCGGTGGCGGACTCTCGAGCATCGACCGTCTCTACACCAACGTGCCACGGGCCTGGGATCGTCATGTTTTTTCGGATCATGTCGCCACCCGTCTCGTTCCGCCACGATTCGGCGCCAGCAGCGGTGTGCGCGGGGCAGCCTGGCTGGTCTAG
- a CDS encoding hydantoinase B/oxoprolinase family protein translates to MWRIAVDTGGTFTDALGIDPDGHTHIVKILSHGALRGELPVDASPDADPATQLRRSFPRALPRDFFREFSVHWLGTEGVGRRTFELRTNLDVPLLAAHLLTGVTPGDPLPALELRLATTLGTNALLERRGVRVAFFVTDGFEDLLLIGDQQRPELFTLDVRRDPPLYARAIAVDERVAADGSILRPLSTASLDDSITTLLAEGIDVAAVALLHGDIAPDHERRLADYLRRRGFRHVSRSGDLSAGTRLLPRSQTTVVDAYLAPLLNAYLERVARSVTGGRLTVMTSAGGLLVPDQFRAKDSLLSGPAGGVVGAAAVGRKLGFDRVISFDMGGTSTDVARWDGDFQYRYAQRIAGREILAPALKIETVAAGGGSICHLEGRRLQVGPRSAGADPGPACYGSGGPLTITDVNLLLGYLDPTRFDIPIHVDAAGARLDELCAALREAGEVTCDRHEILLGLREIADEHMAAAIRRISVREGYDPADFVLVAFGGAGGQHATGVADRLGIKTVLVPDRASVLSAEGVLTAAHQRFAERQLLERLEDCLPRLPRLFDELEHEACGTDHPNIRRRTVHARFMGQDDSLEIPYLGGTELAQRFEACFAKRYGHRPEDRSIEVEMLRVVASADPDEIVTTETQEPATPEIDGPDGIDGLHTRTWIDTGWQGRRLQDGSVRITRGATHAESGTRPQAAQLELFQHRFTAIVREMGERLERTAISTNVKERLDFSCALLDPEGQLVVNAPHIPVHLGALGLCVRRLMDTLEMQEGDTVVTNHPAFGGSHLPDVTLVTPVFHEGQRVGFVANRAHHAEIGGTRPGSMPPDATSLSEEGVVLSPLLLVRRGVADWKTITRLLTDSSHPTRKLSDNLADLRAALASNQAGVLGLQRLLTGHGTATVLRYMRDLAGLVEREVRVALRSLGAVGTVLRAKEQLDDGAPIRVAIEIGDDATTIDFTGSAPVHAGNLNATPAIVRSAVLYVIRLLVDRPLPLNEGLLRSVRIKLPDGMLNPVFVADATRCPAVVGGNVETSQRIVDTLLKALGRAACSQGTMNNVLFGNDDYGYYETIGGGCGATATCDGADGVHSHMTNTRITDPEVLERRYPVRLERFGIRRGSGGDGRRRGGDGLRREWSFLQPAKLSVLCQHRIEMPYGMSGGDAGQCGRQWLVRADGTELRLAARDAVDVDAGDRLIMETPGGGGYGD, encoded by the coding sequence ATGTGGCGTATCGCAGTCGACACCGGTGGAACGTTTACCGATGCGCTGGGCATCGATCCCGACGGCCACACCCACATCGTCAAGATTCTCAGTCACGGAGCGTTGCGTGGCGAGTTGCCGGTGGACGCATCGCCTGACGCGGACCCCGCGACACAACTTCGCCGGAGTTTCCCGCGCGCGCTACCGCGCGACTTCTTCCGCGAATTCTCCGTACACTGGCTGGGGACCGAAGGCGTCGGCCGCCGAACTTTCGAGCTACGCACGAACCTCGACGTTCCGCTGTTGGCCGCGCACCTGCTGACGGGTGTCACACCGGGCGATCCTCTTCCGGCTCTGGAGTTGAGGCTTGCGACCACCCTCGGCACCAACGCGTTGCTCGAACGACGCGGCGTGCGAGTGGCGTTCTTCGTCACGGACGGGTTCGAAGATCTCCTCCTGATCGGCGATCAGCAGCGGCCCGAACTCTTCACCCTCGACGTTCGGCGAGATCCTCCACTCTACGCCAGGGCCATCGCGGTGGATGAGAGGGTCGCCGCCGACGGCTCGATCCTGCGCCCCCTGTCGACGGCATCCCTCGACGACTCGATCACGACGCTCCTGGCCGAAGGCATCGACGTCGCGGCGGTCGCGCTGCTCCACGGCGACATCGCCCCGGATCATGAGCGCCGACTCGCCGACTACCTTCGGCGGCGTGGCTTCCGTCATGTCTCCCGTTCCGGCGACCTATCTGCAGGTACCCGTCTTCTGCCACGATCCCAGACCACCGTCGTAGATGCCTACCTCGCGCCGCTTCTTAACGCCTACCTGGAACGTGTCGCACGAAGCGTGACCGGCGGCCGACTGACCGTGATGACAAGCGCGGGTGGCCTGCTGGTGCCCGACCAGTTTCGAGCGAAGGACAGTCTCCTCAGCGGTCCTGCAGGGGGCGTGGTGGGTGCGGCGGCGGTCGGGCGAAAGCTGGGCTTTGACCGCGTGATCAGCTTCGACATGGGGGGCACCAGCACGGATGTCGCCCGCTGGGACGGCGATTTCCAGTATCGCTATGCCCAACGTATTGCGGGGCGAGAGATCCTCGCACCGGCCTTGAAGATCGAGACGGTGGCCGCAGGTGGTGGCTCCATCTGTCATCTGGAGGGTCGACGTCTCCAGGTGGGCCCGAGAAGCGCAGGCGCCGACCCCGGCCCCGCCTGTTACGGTTCCGGCGGTCCGTTGACGATCACCGATGTCAACCTGTTGTTGGGGTATCTCGATCCAACGCGGTTCGATATTCCCATCCACGTCGACGCTGCGGGGGCACGCCTGGACGAGCTCTGCGCGGCTCTCCGTGAAGCCGGTGAAGTCACGTGTGATCGTCACGAGATCTTGCTGGGACTTCGCGAGATCGCCGACGAACACATGGCGGCGGCCATTCGACGGATCTCGGTTCGAGAGGGTTACGACCCCGCCGACTTCGTCCTGGTTGCGTTCGGTGGTGCCGGCGGACAACACGCCACGGGTGTCGCCGATCGGTTGGGAATCAAGACGGTTCTCGTCCCGGATCGCGCGTCGGTCCTGAGCGCCGAGGGGGTGCTTACCGCCGCCCACCAACGGTTTGCGGAACGACAGCTCCTCGAGCGCCTCGAGGATTGTCTCCCGCGACTCCCCCGCCTGTTTGACGAATTGGAGCACGAGGCCTGCGGAACCGATCATCCGAACATCCGTCGCCGAACGGTCCATGCCCGGTTCATGGGGCAGGACGACTCTCTGGAAATCCCCTACCTGGGGGGAACAGAACTCGCGCAGCGATTCGAGGCCTGCTTCGCGAAGCGTTACGGGCATCGTCCCGAGGATCGTTCGATCGAGGTGGAGATGCTGCGCGTGGTGGCCTCCGCCGATCCCGACGAGATTGTCACGACAGAAACGCAAGAGCCGGCGACGCCTGAGATTGACGGACCCGACGGCATCGACGGACTCCACACACGGACCTGGATCGACACCGGCTGGCAGGGGCGACGCCTTCAAGATGGGTCGGTGCGGATCACACGAGGCGCGACCCACGCGGAAAGCGGCACACGACCTCAGGCTGCCCAGCTGGAGTTGTTCCAACATCGATTCACCGCCATCGTGCGGGAGATGGGCGAACGACTTGAGCGCACCGCCATCTCGACCAACGTGAAGGAACGGCTGGACTTCTCCTGCGCTCTTCTCGATCCGGAAGGCCAGCTCGTCGTCAACGCTCCCCACATCCCGGTCCATCTCGGCGCGCTGGGACTCTGCGTGCGTCGTCTGATGGATACGTTGGAGATGCAGGAGGGCGACACCGTCGTCACCAACCATCCGGCGTTCGGTGGCTCTCATCTTCCCGACGTGACGCTTGTGACGCCCGTGTTTCATGAGGGGCAGCGGGTGGGATTCGTAGCCAACCGCGCCCATCACGCCGAGATCGGCGGTACCCGGCCCGGGTCGATGCCGCCGGACGCCACATCGCTCAGCGAGGAGGGCGTCGTGCTCTCACCCTTGCTTCTTGTGCGACGCGGGGTCGCGGACTGGAAGACCATCACCCGGCTCCTGACCGACTCGTCCCACCCGACGCGCAAGCTGTCCGACAACCTCGCCGACCTGCGAGCCGCACTCGCTTCCAATCAGGCAGGGGTTCTGGGCTTACAACGACTCCTGACCGGTCACGGCACCGCGACGGTCCTCCGCTACATGAGAGATCTTGCCGGCCTCGTGGAGCGAGAGGTGCGGGTCGCCCTGCGATCGCTCGGGGCGGTGGGCACGGTGCTTCGGGCGAAGGAACAACTCGATGACGGCGCCCCCATCCGCGTCGCGATCGAGATAGGCGACGACGCGACAACGATCGATTTCACCGGTAGCGCTCCGGTACACGCCGGCAACCTCAACGCAACGCCGGCCATCGTTCGATCCGCGGTATTGTACGTGATTCGTCTCCTCGTCGATCGACCCTTGCCACTGAACGAGGGACTCCTTCGGTCGGTCCGTATCAAATTGCCCGACGGCATGCTGAATCCGGTGTTTGTCGCCGACGCCACCAGGTGCCCGGCCGTGGTCGGTGGGAACGTCGAGACCAGTCAGCGGATCGTCGATACGCTGTTGAAGGCGTTGGGGAGAGCGGCTTGTAGCCAGGGTACGATGAACAACGTGTTGTTCGGCAACGACGACTACGGCTACTACGAGACCATCGGCGGTGGCTGCGGCGCAACCGCCACGTGTGATGGAGCGGACGGAGTCCACAGCCACATGACCAATACACGGATCACGGACCCCGAGGTTCTGGAGCGACGGTACCCGGTCCGCCTCGAGCGATTTGGGATCCGCCGCGGGTCCGGCGGCGATGGACGGCGGCGGGGCGGGGATGGGCTGCGGCGTGAGTGGAGTTTCCTGCAACCGGCGAAGTTATCGGTCCTGTGCCAACATCGGATCGAGATGCCGTACGGCATGTCCGGTGGAGACGCGGGCCAGTGCGGACGTCAATGGCTTGTTCGTGCCGACGGGACGGAATTGAGACTGGCGGCAAGAGACGCCGTCGATGTGGACGCGGGGGACCGGTTGATCATGGAGACCCCCGGAGGTGGCGGATACGGTGACTGA
- a CDS encoding M1 family aminopeptidase: MISALNGKGKGPLQKRRQTGILCLGLSLLLGLVLAGPARAADEDPASLYAAILDSRLNPDEAVILRNQRLVFGEAILQIEDGVLIPAHPIGGRVLEFLFLGQAHMLLETPDPIEAGQLELFTGRRTFDADIEAAVIATADRQRSEELLARPRAGSLQPSIVTRAQRIYRELLRRSDFGMSGAEESLLKTLLDDSAYSDYFGMWCRSHEMGDFVYQLDPEDVEPLTLMRFNTIESRGWDRMRLARHLKISQRRGRWLGLTVDDLGAWDIWAASRYERPEDPLPRTTGFEAEHYKIQLSVEGTALKLSGRATIDLRVESSGRRAIPLTLFRDLVVDRVADGSGRELFHFRSGSTVAVVLPKPSVEGTDLRLNIEYSGRALSWVGRGTFALEDTSAWHPHIGSVDRATYDVRIRHPRRLQLVASGRLVESGRGHGYHWERRTLDTPAIAFSFLLGRFEMIDENVDGVDLRVAVNANLPRRLTQARRDGLVKAVRESLDFFKKTFGPYPLDYLTVATLPRDYSQSYLGFITLSQDVLVGGVDEQGRLSRESTVAHELAHQWWGNHIGWWSYRDQWLSEAMANYAAMLFETAKTGRSADSLAAISAGWRESLSQTTLDGYRLDALGPVVLGTRLNSSKAGDGYRAIVYRKGAVVLAMLARAVGHESFQEMLRSFTEAAGNRVITTEVFVEAIERMSGLNLSGFADQFIYGTGIADIYYDYEVGEDDEGGARVTGIAHDARRPTFLSRLVRSTGDGWDIEREPLPQLIPGAPSLMVPYRIVVETADRDATDRSGDGRYVRNYFGRQLILQRGRTDFAVPAPARPVTFQLDPLGEIFARFYPADEFPKTVARFRAQNLLADGETEKARAAFREALDQPAAAKARTGQGWLRPPDLRERETNARIHLELARLALDQGDDAQGVRHMQAADELLDPTSNRLTVARATLSARRDLLRGDYAAVRERLKKTLRYLDPGRRTHESRAMLWRIGASTERLELTEAYAMLAVAAYETGHQEDLDWALTEARERGADVELLEGLLIER, encoded by the coding sequence ATGATTTCGGCACTCAACGGAAAGGGGAAAGGCCCGTTGCAGAAGCGTCGCCAGACAGGAATCCTCTGCCTCGGGCTCTCGCTCCTCCTGGGCCTCGTGCTGGCAGGGCCCGCCCGGGCGGCCGACGAGGACCCTGCGTCGCTCTACGCCGCCATCCTCGACAGCCGGCTCAATCCCGACGAGGCGGTGATCCTGCGGAACCAGCGGCTGGTGTTCGGCGAGGCGATCCTACAGATCGAGGACGGCGTGTTGATCCCCGCGCACCCGATCGGCGGTCGGGTGCTGGAGTTTCTATTCCTGGGTCAGGCCCACATGTTGTTGGAAACGCCCGATCCCATCGAGGCCGGGCAACTCGAACTCTTCACCGGTCGTCGCACGTTCGATGCGGACATCGAGGCCGCTGTAATCGCCACCGCGGATCGACAACGTTCCGAGGAACTACTGGCCCGTCCCCGCGCCGGGAGCTTGCAACCCAGCATTGTCACTCGCGCCCAACGGATCTATCGCGAATTGCTTCGTCGATCGGACTTCGGGATGTCAGGCGCCGAGGAGTCGTTGCTCAAGACGCTTCTTGACGACAGCGCGTACTCCGATTACTTCGGCATGTGGTGTCGCAGTCACGAGATGGGGGATTTCGTCTACCAACTCGATCCTGAAGATGTCGAGCCCCTCACGCTGATGCGATTCAACACGATCGAATCCCGGGGGTGGGATCGGATGCGTCTGGCCCGTCATCTGAAGATCAGTCAGCGTCGGGGTCGATGGCTCGGCCTCACCGTGGACGATCTCGGTGCGTGGGATATCTGGGCCGCCAGTCGCTACGAGCGACCCGAGGATCCACTTCCACGGACCACGGGTTTCGAGGCCGAGCATTACAAGATCCAACTCTCGGTGGAGGGGACGGCCCTGAAGCTCTCGGGTCGGGCCACGATCGATCTTCGTGTCGAGTCGTCAGGGCGTCGGGCCATCCCGTTGACGCTGTTTCGTGATCTCGTGGTCGATCGGGTGGCCGACGGGTCGGGTCGCGAGTTGTTCCACTTCCGCTCGGGCAGCACGGTCGCCGTAGTCCTCCCGAAACCGTCCGTGGAAGGCACCGACCTCCGGTTGAATATCGAGTACAGCGGCCGAGCCCTCAGCTGGGTCGGACGTGGCACGTTCGCCCTCGAGGACACCAGCGCCTGGCATCCGCATATCGGCTCGGTCGACCGGGCCACCTACGACGTCCGCATCCGTCATCCGCGTCGTCTGCAGCTGGTCGCCAGCGGTCGCCTTGTCGAATCCGGGCGGGGACATGGCTACCACTGGGAGCGACGGACCCTCGACACCCCGGCCATCGCATTCAGTTTCCTGTTGGGTCGGTTCGAGATGATCGATGAGAACGTCGATGGAGTCGATCTCCGGGTTGCCGTCAATGCCAACCTACCGCGTCGGCTGACCCAGGCACGACGGGACGGGCTGGTGAAGGCGGTTCGCGAGAGTCTCGACTTCTTCAAGAAAACGTTTGGCCCCTACCCGCTCGACTACCTGACCGTCGCAACCCTTCCCCGAGACTACTCGCAAAGCTATCTCGGCTTCATCACCCTCTCGCAGGACGTGCTCGTCGGAGGCGTCGATGAGCAGGGCCGGTTGTCACGGGAGAGCACGGTCGCCCACGAGCTGGCGCATCAGTGGTGGGGCAATCACATCGGCTGGTGGAGCTACCGCGACCAATGGCTCAGCGAGGCGATGGCCAACTACGCGGCGATGTTGTTCGAAACTGCGAAGACGGGCAGGAGTGCGGACTCGCTTGCGGCGATCTCCGCCGGTTGGCGCGAGTCGCTCTCGCAGACGACGCTGGATGGATATCGCCTCGACGCCCTGGGTCCGGTGGTTCTCGGTACGCGTCTCAATTCCAGTAAGGCCGGTGACGGCTATCGGGCGATCGTCTACCGCAAGGGTGCGGTGGTTCTGGCGATGCTGGCACGCGCCGTCGGCCACGAATCCTTCCAGGAGATGCTGCGTTCGTTTACGGAAGCGGCCGGGAACCGAGTGATCACGACGGAGGTCTTCGTCGAGGCCATCGAGCGGATGTCCGGACTAAATCTCTCGGGCTTCGCGGACCAGTTCATTTACGGGACCGGCATCGCCGACATCTATTATGACTACGAGGTCGGGGAGGACGACGAAGGCGGTGCACGTGTGACGGGTATCGCCCACGATGCCCGTCGACCGACGTTCCTCTCACGCCTCGTCCGATCGACCGGCGACGGCTGGGATATCGAGCGTGAGCCGTTACCCCAACTCATTCCCGGTGCGCCGTCCCTGATGGTGCCCTATCGCATCGTCGTCGAGACCGCCGACCGCGATGCCACGGATCGCAGTGGCGACGGGCGGTATGTGCGGAACTACTTTGGCCGACAGCTGATTCTGCAGCGCGGGCGAACGGACTTCGCGGTGCCGGCACCGGCTCGTCCCGTTACCTTCCAGCTCGATCCACTGGGCGAGATCTTCGCCCGCTTCTACCCGGCCGACGAGTTTCCCAAGACGGTGGCACGGTTCCGCGCTCAGAACCTGTTGGCTGATGGAGAGACCGAGAAGGCCCGGGCGGCGTTCAGAGAAGCGCTGGATCAGCCCGCTGCGGCGAAGGCCCGGACGGGCCAGGGATGGTTGCGGCCCCCCGACCTGCGCGAGCGGGAGACCAACGCACGGATCCATCTCGAGTTGGCCCGCTTGGCTCTGGACCAGGGCGACGACGCCCAGGGGGTCCGACACATGCAGGCCGCCGACGAGCTCCTGGACCCCACCTCCAATCGGTTGACCGTGGCCCGAGCCACGCTCTCCGCTCGACGCGATCTGCTCCGTGGCGACTACGCCGCCGTTCGCGAGCGACTGAAGAAGACACTCCGCTACCTGGACCCGGGACGACGCACCCATGAATCGCGGGCCATGCTGTGGAGGATCGGTGCCAGTACGGAGCGCCTGGAACTGACCGAGGCCTACGCCATGCTGGCCGTCGCGGCCTACGAGACCGGTCATCAGGAGGACCTCGACTGGGCTCTAACCGAGGCTCGTGAGCGTGGCGCGGATGTCGAACTCCTCGAAGGGCTCCTGATCGAGCGCTGA
- a CDS encoding endonuclease III produces MASRLPTRIVNRVMRDLGRIHDIHRFKTENGSDPFRILIGCIISLRTKDEVTYPATERLFRRADTPHAMARLHDKTIARLIYPAGFFNRKAVQIKAICHMLVREFGGDVPSTMESLLRLPGVGRKTANLVITLGFDLPGICVDVHVHRICNRLGWIESDHPDTTEALLRESLDPRHWIPINETMVRHGQATCKPVSPLCTECVVANDCPRIGVGRSR; encoded by the coding sequence ATGGCGTCGCGGCTGCCGACACGTATCGTCAATCGGGTGATGCGAGACCTCGGTCGGATTCACGATATCCATCGATTCAAGACCGAGAACGGCAGCGATCCGTTTCGGATCCTGATCGGCTGCATCATCTCGCTACGGACCAAGGACGAGGTGACCTATCCGGCCACCGAGCGCCTGTTCCGTCGCGCGGACACTCCACACGCGATGGCACGCTTGCACGATAAGACGATCGCCAGGCTGATCTATCCCGCCGGGTTCTTCAATCGCAAGGCCGTCCAGATCAAGGCGATCTGTCACATGCTCGTGAGGGAGTTCGGCGGCGACGTGCCTTCGACGATGGAGAGTCTCCTGCGGCTCCCCGGTGTCGGCCGCAAGACCGCAAACCTGGTCATCACCCTGGGGTTCGACCTCCCCGGGATCTGTGTCGACGTCCACGTGCATCGGATCTGCAATCGTCTTGGTTGGATCGAGAGCGATCACCCGGACACCACGGAGGCGTTGCTCCGCGAGTCTCTGGATCCCCGGCACTGGATTCCGATCAACGAGACGATGGTCCGTCACGGTCAGGCGACCTGCAAGCCGGTTTCGCCGTTATGTACCGAATGCGTCGTGGCGAACGACTGCCCGCGGATCGGCGTCGGCCGTTCCCGCTAG
- a CDS encoding Glu/Leu/Phe/Val dehydrogenase gives MATRKVVRKKPQEDLNLHRIVNTQFDNATRRLKYPKGLLQQIKACNNVYFMQFPVKFGDKYKMIKAWRAEHSHHRSPLKGGIRYSRLVDQDEVMALAALMTYKCAIVNVPFGGSKGGVQIQTRAHTADQLERVTRRLTAELIRRNYIGPGINVPAPDYGTGEREMAWIADTYAAFHPSNVDNMGCVTGKPLSQGGISGRTEATGRGVVYALRELFEHPRDLKKVGLDGTLEGKRVSIQGFGNVGYHAARILHNEDGAKIIAIGEWDGTIYNPKGIDIDKLARHRKRTGSIQNFPGTKGLKNPGDCLEIECDILIPAALENQITLSNCKKIRTKVVAEAANGPTTPGAEAYLTKNDVLVMPDIFMNAGGVTVSYFEWTKNLSHIRYGRLEKRIDRSKRANLLDAVEVQTGSKFPRSVKASLVRANEESDLVHSGLEESMVTAYREISEISSRRRGIDMRTAAYICAIQKVAQSYMKMGIFP, from the coding sequence ATGGCCACCAGAAAAGTCGTTCGCAAGAAGCCTCAGGAAGATCTCAATCTTCATCGCATCGTCAACACGCAGTTCGACAACGCGACGCGCAGATTGAAGTATCCGAAGGGGTTGCTGCAGCAGATCAAGGCCTGCAACAACGTCTACTTCATGCAGTTTCCGGTGAAGTTCGGCGACAAGTACAAGATGATCAAGGCCTGGCGGGCCGAGCACAGCCATCACCGCAGCCCGCTGAAGGGCGGCATCCGCTACAGCCGACTGGTGGACCAGGACGAGGTCATGGCCCTGGCCGCGTTGATGACGTACAAATGCGCCATCGTCAACGTGCCCTTCGGCGGTTCCAAGGGTGGCGTCCAGATTCAGACCCGTGCCCACACGGCGGATCAACTCGAGCGTGTCACCCGTCGGCTCACGGCGGAGTTGATTCGTCGAAACTACATCGGCCCTGGCATCAACGTCCCCGCTCCCGATTACGGCACCGGCGAACGTGAGATGGCATGGATTGCCGACACCTACGCCGCCTTCCATCCCAGCAATGTCGACAACATGGGTTGCGTGACCGGCAAGCCGTTGTCCCAGGGCGGGATCTCCGGCCGCACCGAGGCCACCGGGCGTGGCGTCGTCTATGCACTACGCGAGCTGTTCGAGCACCCGCGCGATCTGAAGAAGGTCGGCCTCGACGGCACCCTGGAAGGCAAGCGCGTCTCCATCCAGGGGTTCGGCAACGTGGGTTACCACGCTGCGCGAATCCTGCACAACGAGGACGGTGCGAAGATCATCGCCATCGGCGAGTGGGACGGCACGATCTACAATCCCAAGGGGATCGACATCGACAAGCTGGCCCGCCATCGGAAGCGAACGGGATCGATCCAGAACTTCCCCGGGACCAAGGGCCTGAAGAATCCCGGCGACTGCCTGGAAATCGAGTGCGACATCCTCATCCCGGCCGCTCTGGAGAATCAGATAACCCTTTCCAACTGTAAGAAGATCCGGACGAAGGTCGTCGCCGAGGCCGCCAACGGACCGACGACCCCCGGTGCCGAGGCGTACCTGACCAAGAACGACGTGCTGGTCATGCCCGACATCTTCATGAACGCCGGAGGTGTCACCGTCTCGTACTTCGAGTGGACGAAGAACCTCTCGCACATCCGTTACGGGCGTCTCGAGAAACGAATCGATCGTAGTAAGCGCGCCAACCTGCTCGACGCCGTCGAGGTACAGACCGGCAGCAAGTTTCCGCGGTCGGTGAAGGCGTCTCTCGTCCGTGCGAACGAGGAATCAGACCTGGTTCACTCGGGACTCGAGGAATCGATGGTCACGGCGTATCGGGAGATCTCGGAGATCAGCAGCCGACGGCGGGGGATCGACATGCGCACCGCGGCCTACATCTGTGCCATTCAGAAGGTGGCTCAGAGCTATATGAAGATGGGGATCTTTCCCTGA